Proteins co-encoded in one Bacillus paramycoides genomic window:
- a CDS encoding ATP-binding protein, with protein MRMEKLHIYGYGKLENVEMDLSMLTVLYGENEAGKSTIRSFMKSILFGFPTRGQRRYEPKEGGKYGGAITVETEKYGRLKIERLPKTAAGEVTVYFEDGKTGGEEILHDILSGMNESLFESVFSFDMHGLQNIHQLGEADIGNYLFSASAVGSDALLQLDKKLEKEMDQRFKPSGRKPEINVSLQEMKKLEEKMKEWQGKIGTYEKQVEQLKESEEKLASVRVEKENAEKRKQDYEILAALEPLVIEKRAHEKVLQNENGQFPVNGMARYEAIKAKMEPLQLQVDSLHKKIENVQSEMESIQIDEEFLQKESYVEELRMQHMSYENARQEMRDLTGTITNIKEELAELEQQIGATFEKETVLSFDMSLATKELITQAVQKARELETQKAQLDDRFKVAQEQLEEQEENIRQIKQQMLADEERSALAEKEKSFQDAAFIGMGAERMKRKYEEKAGAAMQKKKQWQRVCLLLLLINTVVLFTSLFIDNRPLLFISVIIFVGIVLALVLYKDPSNGLQEELLTLQQSAGGRQSEEAMSVRYELEKDEEIRKLFERESYKLQQMERAYDKVVSSYEEWERETFRTSEQVNVYKKRYTFPEFYTYAHILPAFERMEKMQQLYRDLEKKSERKSSLYEMISHFEHKLETVIGSAEYSKLHEAQSRMQNEKEKRQTCKQLKEKLAEWQEEYAFMQEQLKQLLVERDSLWHIAHATDEEMFLEAGKLAEKREDAEKQVGRLLPQIDLLEKRLTSLSLAEHYEADGYDEKLKQEMTVMQNCLTKEKELTERIAKHRMEIANLEEGSTYGDLLHEWEMKKAQVREQVKKWAAYAAAKTVLTKTKQYYHEVHLPRILQKSEEYFVYLTGGRYSKIFSPSEAEPFIVERNDGMRFYSHELSQATAEQLYLSLRFALAKTFEHDYPFIIDDSFVHFDEVRTNRTIELIKEIAKDRQVIFFTCHAHLLTYFTEKQIIKLTHKHKENEL; from the coding sequence ATGAGAATGGAAAAACTCCATATTTATGGGTACGGAAAATTAGAAAATGTGGAAATGGATCTGTCAATGCTGACTGTTTTATACGGTGAAAATGAAGCGGGGAAATCAACAATTCGCTCATTTATGAAAAGTATTTTATTCGGTTTTCCGACGAGAGGACAGCGCCGTTATGAGCCGAAAGAAGGCGGCAAGTATGGCGGTGCGATCACTGTGGAAACAGAGAAGTACGGCCGTTTGAAAATTGAACGATTGCCAAAGACGGCAGCTGGTGAGGTGACCGTTTATTTTGAAGACGGGAAAACGGGCGGCGAGGAAATTTTACACGATATATTAAGCGGGATGAATGAAAGTTTATTTGAATCTGTCTTTTCATTCGATATGCACGGTCTTCAAAACATTCATCAGCTTGGTGAAGCGGATATCGGCAATTATTTATTTTCAGCAAGCGCAGTCGGAAGTGATGCGTTATTGCAGCTAGATAAAAAGCTAGAAAAAGAAATGGATCAGCGCTTTAAACCGAGCGGGCGTAAACCAGAAATTAACGTGTCACTACAAGAGATGAAGAAACTTGAAGAGAAGATGAAAGAGTGGCAAGGGAAAATTGGTACGTATGAAAAGCAAGTGGAGCAGTTAAAAGAAAGTGAAGAGAAACTTGCTTCTGTTCGCGTGGAAAAAGAGAATGCAGAAAAGCGAAAGCAAGATTATGAAATATTAGCAGCGCTAGAACCACTCGTTATTGAAAAGCGTGCGCACGAGAAAGTGTTACAAAACGAGAACGGGCAATTTCCTGTAAACGGAATGGCGCGCTATGAAGCGATTAAGGCGAAGATGGAGCCTCTTCAATTACAAGTGGACTCACTTCATAAAAAAATTGAGAATGTGCAATCGGAAATGGAATCGATTCAAATAGATGAAGAGTTTTTGCAAAAAGAAAGTTATGTAGAAGAACTTCGTATGCAGCATATGTCTTACGAAAATGCACGCCAAGAAATGCGTGATTTGACAGGAACGATTACGAATATAAAAGAAGAACTGGCAGAACTAGAGCAACAAATCGGTGCTACTTTTGAAAAAGAAACAGTTCTGTCGTTTGATATGAGTTTGGCAACGAAAGAGTTAATTACGCAAGCGGTGCAAAAGGCGCGTGAATTAGAAACACAAAAAGCACAGCTTGATGATCGTTTTAAAGTAGCACAGGAGCAATTAGAAGAACAAGAAGAAAATATAAGGCAGATTAAGCAACAAATGTTAGCGGATGAAGAGCGAAGTGCGTTAGCTGAGAAAGAGAAGTCGTTCCAAGATGCGGCATTTATCGGTATGGGTGCAGAGAGAATGAAGCGCAAGTATGAGGAAAAAGCAGGAGCGGCTATGCAAAAGAAAAAGCAATGGCAAAGAGTTTGTCTTCTGTTACTTCTTATTAACACAGTCGTTTTATTCACGAGCTTATTTATAGACAATCGCCCGCTCTTATTTATTAGTGTCATTATTTTTGTAGGGATCGTTCTTGCCCTTGTTTTATATAAAGATCCGTCAAACGGGCTACAAGAAGAGCTTCTTACTCTTCAGCAGAGTGCTGGCGGGAGACAAAGTGAAGAAGCGATGTCTGTACGCTATGAGTTAGAAAAAGATGAAGAGATACGTAAACTATTTGAGCGCGAGTCGTATAAGCTGCAGCAAATGGAGCGAGCGTATGATAAAGTCGTTTCATCGTATGAGGAATGGGAGAGGGAAACGTTCCGCACGAGCGAACAAGTAAATGTGTATAAAAAGCGCTATACGTTCCCTGAGTTTTATACGTATGCGCACATATTACCGGCGTTTGAGCGTATGGAAAAGATGCAGCAATTATATCGTGATTTAGAGAAGAAAAGTGAGCGCAAATCTTCATTATATGAAATGATTTCGCATTTTGAACATAAACTAGAAACTGTTATCGGTAGTGCGGAGTATAGTAAGCTACACGAGGCGCAAAGTCGTATGCAAAATGAGAAAGAAAAACGCCAAACTTGTAAACAGCTAAAAGAGAAGCTTGCCGAATGGCAAGAAGAGTATGCGTTCATGCAAGAGCAATTGAAACAACTGTTAGTAGAACGAGATAGTTTATGGCATATCGCACATGCTACAGATGAAGAGATGTTTTTAGAAGCAGGTAAACTGGCGGAAAAACGTGAAGATGCTGAGAAGCAAGTAGGGCGTTTATTACCGCAAATTGATTTGCTAGAAAAGCGTTTAACGAGTTTGTCATTAGCTGAACATTATGAGGCTGACGGTTATGATGAGAAATTAAAGCAAGAAATGACAGTCATGCAAAACTGTCTTACAAAGGAAAAAGAACTAACAGAGCGCATTGCGAAACATCGTATGGAAATTGCGAATTTAGAAGAAGGTAGTACGTACGGCGATTTACTGCACGAATGGGAAATGAAAAAAGCGCAAGTGCGTGAACAAGTGAAGAAGTGGGCTGCGTATGCGGCCGCAAAGACAGTGTTAACGAAGACGAAGCAATATTATCATGAGGTACATCTTCCTCGTATTTTACAAAAATCAGAAGAGTATTTCGTCTATTTAACGGGCGGACGATATAGTAAAATCTTTTCACCGTCAGAGGCGGAGCCGTTTATTGTGGAGCGTAATGATGGTATGCGTTTTTATAGTCATGAACTAAGCCAAGCGACAGCGGAGCAGTTATATCTATCGCTGAGATTTGCATTAGCGAAAACATTTGAGCATGATTATCCATTTATTATTGATGATAGTTTCGTACATTTTGACGAGGTAAGGACAAATCGCACAATTGAACTCATAAAGGAAATCGCAAAAGATAGACAGGTCATCTTCTTTACATGCCATGCGCATTTATTAACGTATTTTACAGAAAAACAGATTATAAAATTAACGCATAAGCATAAAGAAAATGAGTTGTAG
- the yhaM gene encoding 3'-5' exoribonuclease YhaM — MKKKIAEYEVGEQVDIFLLIKTATKGIASNGKPFLTVILQDPSGDIEAKLWDVSPEVEKQYVAETIVKVAGDILNYKGRIQLRVKQIRVANENEVTDISDFVEKAPVKKEDMVEKITQYIFEMRNPNIQRLTRHLLNKHQNEFLEYPAATKNHHEFVSGLAYHVVSMLDLAKAISNLYPSLDKDLLYAGVILHDLGKVIELSGPISTTYTLEGNLLGHISIMVNEIGKAADELQIDAEEVLILQHIVLSHHGKAEWGSPKPPLVKEAEILHYIDNLDAKMNMMDRALGRTKPGEYTERVFALDNRSFYKPSFHN; from the coding sequence ATGAAAAAGAAAATTGCAGAGTATGAAGTTGGTGAACAAGTCGATATTTTCTTGTTAATTAAAACAGCGACAAAAGGTATCGCAAGCAATGGAAAGCCATTTTTAACAGTAATCTTACAAGATCCAAGTGGAGATATTGAAGCGAAGTTATGGGACGTATCACCAGAAGTTGAGAAACAATATGTAGCGGAAACAATCGTGAAAGTAGCTGGTGATATTTTAAACTACAAAGGCCGTATTCAATTACGTGTGAAACAAATCCGAGTTGCGAATGAAAATGAAGTAACGGACATCTCAGACTTTGTAGAAAAAGCACCAGTGAAAAAAGAAGATATGGTTGAGAAAATTACGCAATACATATTTGAAATGAGAAACCCGAACATTCAACGTCTAACAAGACATTTATTAAATAAGCATCAAAACGAATTTTTAGAATATCCAGCAGCGACAAAGAATCATCACGAATTCGTATCTGGATTAGCGTATCACGTCGTATCGATGCTTGATTTAGCGAAAGCTATTTCAAATCTATACCCATCATTAGATAAAGACTTATTATATGCAGGCGTTATTTTACACGACCTTGGTAAAGTAATCGAACTATCTGGCCCAATTTCTACAACGTATACGTTAGAAGGAAATTTACTAGGTCACATTTCGATTATGGTGAACGAAATTGGGAAAGCAGCAGACGAGCTGCAAATCGATGCAGAAGAAGTATTAATTCTTCAACATATCGTTCTTTCTCACCACGGAAAAGCAGAATGGGGTAGCCCAAAACCACCATTAGTAAAAGAAGCAGAAATTCTGCACTACATCGATAACTTAGATGCAAAAATGAACATGATGGACCGTGCATTAGGACGCACAAAACCAGGCGAATACACAGAGCGTGTCTTTGCTCTTGATAATCGTTCGTTCTATAAACCGTCGTTCCATAATTAA
- a CDS encoding WXG100 family type VII secretion target, with product MVQIKVTPEMLEEVANRASNTRIALESIHNNLCNEIDHLCFQWIGASNQQFIQMFNDARPKAFTSINSIIQVEEDLKRIAEKFRNADDQDVTMEEGAMCGKTSSEEKGFDGGKLARDIAGEISGEYDVRRVWDGIDPSTGEKLSGWERAGAGVMAVAGLTPFGKIAKVGKGVKMTAKATEAINTAKKVPVGGADVVKGTGKALLTNEGKVGTYKQLVKQGTAFDNITPHHMPSAEKMKQAGIKRNDGVSMNMEQPHPGTGGRHRETYTYGLSGEKSKAYLNLSFRDALAHDILDARRIYIKDGLHTAEIREGLREVIKRNKELYPHLFDK from the coding sequence ATGGTTCAAATCAAAGTAACACCTGAAATGCTAGAAGAAGTCGCAAATCGTGCAAGTAATACCAGAATCGCATTAGAATCTATACATAATAATTTATGTAATGAAATTGATCATTTGTGTTTTCAATGGATTGGTGCCTCTAATCAACAGTTCATTCAAATGTTCAATGATGCGCGACCAAAAGCTTTTACATCTATCAATTCAATTATACAAGTAGAAGAAGATTTGAAACGAATTGCTGAAAAATTTCGCAATGCGGATGATCAAGATGTTACAATGGAAGAAGGTGCAATGTGCGGTAAAACATCTTCTGAAGAGAAAGGCTTTGATGGTGGGAAATTAGCTAGGGATATAGCTGGAGAAATAAGTGGTGAGTATGATGTTCGTCGTGTTTGGGATGGTATTGATCCATCTACTGGCGAAAAACTTTCGGGGTGGGAACGTGCTGGGGCAGGTGTCATGGCTGTAGCCGGCCTTACACCCTTTGGAAAGATAGCTAAAGTAGGTAAAGGAGTTAAAATGACTGCTAAGGCTACTGAGGCTATAAATACAGCTAAAAAAGTACCTGTTGGAGGAGCCGATGTAGTTAAGGGTACGGGTAAAGCTCTATTGACTAATGAAGGAAAAGTTGGAACCTATAAACAACTTGTGAAACAAGGAACTGCTTTTGATAATATTACTCCACATCATATGCCTTCTGCAGAGAAAATGAAACAAGCTGGTATAAAAAGGAATGATGGTGTGAGTATGAATATGGAACAACCTCATCCTGGGACCGGTGGGAGACATCGTGAAACATATACATATGGTCTATCAGGAGAAAAATCGAAGGCGTATTTAAACCTTAGCTTTCGTGATGCCTTAGCTCATGATATTTTGGATGCTCGAAGAATTTATATAAAAGATGGT